One genomic segment of Planctomycetia bacterium includes these proteins:
- the efp gene encoding elongation factor P, whose protein sequence is MPGYNTSEFKKGLKVQIDGDPYIMIECNFVKPGKGQALYKCKLRNLLRNTVLDRTYKSGDSLDAADINTIDAQFLYKQGEQFVFMDNASYEQYELSKEQVDDAWKWIKEGTVCSMLLYNGNPISMEPPNHMVLKVEYAEPAIRGNTATNLTKPVKLETGADVVVPAFIEQGDMIKIDTRTGDYLERVKV, encoded by the coding sequence GTGCCCGGCTACAACACGAGCGAGTTCAAGAAGGGTCTGAAGGTCCAGATCGACGGCGACCCATACATCATGATCGAGTGCAACTTCGTGAAGCCCGGCAAGGGCCAGGCGCTCTACAAGTGCAAGCTCCGCAACCTGCTCCGCAACACGGTTCTCGACCGGACCTACAAGAGCGGCGACTCCCTCGACGCCGCCGACATCAACACCATCGACGCGCAGTTCCTCTACAAACAGGGGGAGCAGTTCGTGTTCATGGACAACGCCAGTTACGAGCAGTATGAGCTCTCCAAGGAGCAGGTCGACGACGCCTGGAAGTGGATCAAGGAGGGCACCGTCTGCTCAATGCTCCTGTACAACGGCAACCCGATCTCGATGGAGCCGCCGAATCACATGGTGCTCAAGGTCGAGTACGCGGAGCCCGCCATCCGCGGCAACACGGCGACGAACCTGACGAAGCCGGTCAAGCTCGAGACCGGTGCCGATGTCGTGGTGCCGGCCTTCATCGAGCAGGGTGACATGATCAAGATCGACACGCGGACGGGTGACTACCTCGAGCGCGTGAAGGTCTGA
- a CDS encoding EF-P beta-lysylation protein EpmB, producing MPDTISPADLVEPRRPAARWQRELAEAFRDPGELCRFLDLGPEVTAAATAALAGFPLLVPRAFAARMRTGDPDDPLLLQVLPRPAEKSAVEGFGPDPVGEAAARSGPGLVRKYAGRALALVTGGCAVNCRYCFRREFPYAESGASQAGLAVALAAVAADPSVEELILSGGDPLLVDDERLAAIFRAAAAIPHVRRLRIHTRLPVVLPSRVTDELVAVLAATRLTCVVVIHANHAAELDDSVARCLGRLAAAPALMLNQAVLLAGINDSVAAQQALAERLVDIGVVPYYLHLLDRVRGAAHFDVPEAAARDLHRRLRESLPGYLVPRLVREVPGERAKVPIG from the coding sequence ATGCCGGACACCATTTCACCCGCCGACCTCGTCGAGCCGCGGCGGCCGGCCGCCCGCTGGCAGCGGGAACTGGCCGAGGCGTTTCGCGATCCGGGCGAACTGTGCCGCTTCCTCGACCTCGGTCCCGAGGTGACGGCCGCAGCCACCGCGGCGCTGGCCGGGTTTCCCCTCCTCGTGCCCCGGGCGTTCGCGGCCCGGATGCGGACCGGCGACCCGGATGATCCGCTCCTGCTCCAGGTGTTGCCGCGGCCCGCCGAGAAAAGCGCGGTCGAGGGATTCGGCCCCGATCCGGTGGGCGAAGCGGCGGCCCGCTCCGGCCCCGGCCTGGTGAGGAAGTACGCCGGCCGCGCCCTGGCGCTCGTCACCGGCGGGTGTGCCGTCAACTGCCGCTACTGTTTCCGCCGTGAGTTTCCCTATGCGGAGAGCGGGGCATCGCAGGCCGGCCTCGCCGTGGCGCTCGCGGCCGTCGCCGCCGACCCGTCCGTCGAGGAATTGATCCTCTCCGGTGGCGACCCGCTGCTCGTGGACGACGAGCGGCTCGCCGCCATCTTCCGGGCGGCCGCCGCGATCCCGCACGTCCGCCGGCTGCGGATTCATACCCGGCTCCCAGTCGTGCTTCCGTCGCGGGTCACGGACGAACTCGTTGCCGTGCTGGCCGCCACGCGGCTGACGTGCGTCGTGGTCATTCATGCCAACCATGCGGCGGAACTCGACGACAGCGTCGCTCGCTGCCTCGGCCGCCTCGCTGCCGCGCCGGCCCTGATGCTCAATCAGGCCGTGCTCCTCGCCGGGATCAACGACTCGGTCGCGGCCCAGCAGGCCCTCGCCGAGCGGCTCGTCGACATCGGCGTCGTGCCGTACTACTTGCATCTCCTCGACCGCGTTCGCGGCGCCGCCCACTTCGACGTGCCTGAGGCAGCGGCGCGGGACCTGCACCGCCGGCTCCGCGAGTCGCTGCCGGGGTATCTTGTGCCGCGGCTCGTCCGGGAGGTGCCCGGCGAGCGGGCGAAGGTGCCGATCGGCTGA
- a CDS encoding universal stress protein yields the protein MKILIGVDGSETSFDAVRLVARLVDPTRDGVAVYFSPLELEKRLPGRPRSIVDGAAAALFEEACGLLPGGFARAPEMICSSKAAAVGLLESAAEWKADLLVVGARGHGSLERLLLGSVSRAVVHGASLPVLVARSAAAHDPLRVLACHHPASGAAVAQTVGRLRWPPGTVGSVIGVTESLLVGPVPDWVRTRVRDPDAAAMAQAWQREHDDERATLTGRLAAFQEMLPEPFHGQEPIVAEGNPAERILERAQADAIDLIVLGRTPTDAFSRWLLGSTSEAVLSQAAASVLLVPVTKT from the coding sequence ATGAAGATCCTGATTGGTGTCGATGGCTCGGAGACGTCGTTCGACGCGGTGCGGCTCGTGGCCCGCCTCGTCGATCCGACCCGCGACGGTGTCGCCGTCTACTTCTCCCCCCTGGAACTCGAGAAGCGGCTGCCGGGCCGTCCGCGGTCGATCGTCGACGGTGCGGCGGCGGCCCTGTTCGAGGAGGCCTGCGGCCTGCTGCCCGGCGGGTTCGCCCGTGCGCCCGAGATGATCTGCAGCTCCAAGGCGGCCGCCGTCGGGCTGCTCGAATCGGCCGCCGAGTGGAAGGCCGATCTGCTCGTCGTCGGCGCCCGCGGCCATGGGTCGCTGGAACGGTTGCTGCTCGGCAGCGTGTCCCGGGCCGTGGTCCACGGGGCCAGTCTCCCGGTGCTCGTGGCCCGCTCGGCCGCGGCCCACGACCCGCTCCGCGTCCTCGCCTGCCATCATCCTGCCAGTGGGGCCGCCGTCGCGCAGACGGTGGGACGCCTGCGCTGGCCACCGGGCACCGTGGGCAGCGTCATCGGCGTCACCGAATCGCTGCTCGTGGGCCCCGTTCCTGACTGGGTGCGCACCCGGGTCCGCGACCCCGATGCGGCCGCGATGGCGCAGGCCTGGCAACGCGAGCACGACGACGAGCGGGCCACGCTTACGGGTCGACTGGCCGCGTTTCAGGAAATGCTCCCGGAACCGTTCCACGGTCAGGAGCCGATCGTGGCCGAGGGCAATCCGGCGGAACGCATCCTCGAGCGAGCCCAGGCCGATGCGATCGACCTGATCGTGCTCGGGAGAACGCCGACCGATGCCTTCTCCCGCTGGCTTCTGGGAAGCACGTCCGAGGCCGTGCTGTCGCAGGCCGCCGCCAGCGTGCTGCTCGTTCCCGTGACGAAGACCTGA
- the kdsB gene encoding 3-deoxy-manno-octulosonate cytidylyltransferase, translating to MPHPSVVIVVPARLSSSRLPRKMLLAETGRPLVEHTWLAARRSRTAGHVVVATDSAEIAAAVRGFGGEAVMTSPECTSGTARIVEALDRLPDAEIIVNVQGDEPELAGAAIDTAVDLLGRCPEAGAATLVTPLRREDDLHDPAAVKAVLTPWRDATGAVVAEAWRAIVFSRAPVPAARDWTADLLRAVPPLYWQHVGLYAYRRSVLQAWNALPESRLAAVESLEQLRVIEAGIPIVAGVIEHAARGIDTPRDYAAFVERMRTAG from the coding sequence ATGCCACACCCGTCCGTCGTCATCGTGGTACCGGCCCGCCTGTCGAGCAGTCGGCTGCCGCGCAAGATGCTGCTCGCCGAGACCGGTCGCCCACTCGTGGAGCACACGTGGCTGGCCGCCCGCCGGTCGCGGACGGCCGGACACGTGGTGGTCGCCACGGACAGCGCCGAGATCGCCGCGGCCGTCCGCGGCTTCGGCGGCGAGGCGGTGATGACGTCCCCCGAGTGCACGAGCGGCACGGCACGGATCGTCGAGGCGCTCGACCGGCTGCCGGACGCGGAGATCATCGTCAACGTGCAGGGGGACGAGCCGGAGTTGGCAGGCGCGGCGATCGACACGGCGGTCGACCTGCTCGGCCGCTGCCCCGAGGCGGGCGCGGCCACGCTCGTGACACCGCTGCGGCGCGAGGACGATCTCCACGATCCGGCGGCCGTGAAGGCGGTGCTCACGCCCTGGCGGGATGCGACAGGAGCGGTCGTCGCCGAGGCCTGGCGGGCGATCGTCTTCAGCAGGGCGCCGGTGCCGGCCGCCCGCGACTGGACCGCGGACCTGCTCCGGGCCGTGCCGCCGCTCTACTGGCAGCACGTCGGCCTGTATGCCTATAGACGCAGCGTTCTCCAGGCCTGGAACGCGCTGCCGGAATCCCGCCTCGCCGCGGTCGAGAGCCTCGAGCAACTGCGGGTCATCGAGGCCGGAATCCCGATCGTGGCGGGCGTGATCGAGCATGCGGCCCGCGGCATCGACACGCCGCGGGACTATGCCGCGTTCGTCGAGCGGATGCGGACGGCCGGCTGA
- the glmS gene encoding glutamine--fructose-6-phosphate aminotransferase [isomerizing], whose product MCGILGYVGFQQAVPLVLEGLRRLEYRGYDSAGIAVLNDDGTIGVHKAAGRIARLESVLRTQATSGGIAIGHTRWATHGAPTDDNAHPHLGCAQADATPSVAVVHNGVIENFTDLRSRLESDGYRFLSETDTEVIGHLIDRCLRLRLEAGASADNGDDSPWVAAVRDAVSHLRGTYGLLALFRDQPGLLVAARLGSPLAVGIGTDEHFVASDAGAIAGRVDRIVCLADHEVAVIGAESLRIIHRDTGRIEPLIRPLDLTAADVSTGGYPHFMLKEIYEQPETIRAAMRGRLAPDDASALFGGLNMPARKLQRVNRIVLTGCGTSWHAALVGEYLIEEFARLPVEVEYASELRYRNPPLDEGTLLFAITQSGETADTLAALREVKRKGHPTLAICNVVGSTIASEADGGVYLHAGPEIGVASTKAFTSQCTVLALLALAFGRLRHMGFEHGQRFIADLERLPDLVAEALNTDGVVRQIAAKYEDARTFLYLGRQFNFPLALEGALKLKEISYIHAEGYPAAEMKHGPIALVDAATPSVFLIPRGGVYEKVMANIEEIRARSGPVIAVCTRGDDRVRRVADDVIELPEVPDFLHPIVAAIPLQLLAYHIAVLRGCDVDRPRNLAKSVTVE is encoded by the coding sequence ATGTGCGGCATCCTGGGCTATGTCGGTTTCCAGCAGGCCGTGCCGCTCGTTCTCGAGGGCCTGCGCCGCCTCGAATATCGCGGCTACGACTCGGCGGGCATCGCCGTGCTGAACGACGACGGCACGATCGGAGTCCACAAGGCGGCGGGCCGCATCGCCAGGCTCGAGTCGGTCCTGCGAACGCAGGCTACCAGCGGTGGCATCGCCATCGGCCATACCCGTTGGGCAACGCACGGCGCTCCGACCGACGACAATGCCCACCCACACCTCGGCTGTGCGCAGGCCGATGCCACCCCGTCCGTGGCCGTGGTCCACAACGGGGTGATCGAGAATTTCACCGACCTCAGGTCACGGCTCGAGTCCGACGGCTACCGGTTCCTGTCGGAGACCGACACCGAAGTGATCGGCCACCTCATCGACCGCTGCCTGCGGCTCAGGCTGGAGGCCGGCGCCTCTGCGGACAACGGCGACGACTCCCCCTGGGTGGCCGCCGTTCGCGATGCGGTGTCGCACCTGCGCGGCACCTACGGGCTGCTCGCGCTGTTCCGTGACCAGCCGGGTCTGCTCGTCGCCGCCCGGCTCGGCAGCCCGCTGGCGGTGGGCATCGGCACCGACGAGCACTTCGTCGCCAGCGACGCCGGCGCCATCGCCGGCCGGGTCGATCGGATCGTGTGCCTCGCCGACCACGAGGTCGCCGTCATCGGCGCGGAGAGCCTGCGGATCATCCACCGCGACACGGGCCGCATCGAGCCGCTGATTCGGCCGCTCGACCTGACCGCCGCCGACGTCAGCACCGGAGGCTACCCGCACTTCATGCTCAAGGAGATCTACGAGCAGCCGGAGACGATCCGGGCAGCGATGCGCGGGCGGCTGGCGCCGGACGACGCCAGTGCCCTGTTCGGCGGTCTCAACATGCCGGCGCGGAAGCTGCAGCGGGTCAACCGCATCGTCCTCACCGGCTGCGGCACGAGCTGGCATGCGGCCCTGGTGGGCGAATACCTGATCGAGGAGTTCGCCCGCCTGCCGGTCGAGGTCGAGTATGCCAGCGAGCTGCGCTACCGGAATCCGCCGCTCGACGAGGGCACGCTGCTGTTCGCCATCACGCAGTCGGGCGAGACGGCCGACACACTGGCGGCCCTCCGGGAGGTGAAGCGCAAGGGGCATCCCACGCTCGCCATCTGCAACGTGGTGGGGAGCACGATCGCCAGCGAGGCCGACGGCGGCGTCTACCTGCATGCCGGACCGGAGATCGGCGTGGCGAGCACGAAAGCGTTCACCAGCCAGTGCACGGTGCTCGCCCTTCTCGCCCTCGCCTTCGGCCGGCTGCGGCACATGGGTTTCGAGCACGGGCAGCGGTTCATCGCCGATCTCGAGCGGCTTCCCGACCTCGTGGCCGAGGCGCTGAACACGGACGGGGTCGTCCGGCAGATCGCCGCCAAATACGAGGATGCCAGGACGTTCCTGTACCTCGGCCGGCAGTTCAATTTCCCGTTGGCGCTCGAAGGGGCCCTCAAGCTCAAGGAGATCAGTTACATCCATGCCGAGGGCTACCCGGCGGCGGAGATGAAGCACGGGCCGATCGCCCTCGTCGATGCCGCCACGCCGAGCGTGTTCCTGATTCCGCGCGGGGGCGTGTACGAAAAGGTGATGGCCAACATCGAGGAGATCAGGGCCCGCAGCGGCCCCGTGATCGCAGTCTGCACCCGTGGTGACGACCGGGTGCGCCGGGTGGCCGACGACGTGATCGAGCTGCCGGAGGTGCCGGACTTCCTGCACCCGATCGTGGCGGCCATCCCCCTGCAACTCCTCGCCTACCACATCGCGGTGCTGCGCGGCTGCGACGTCGACCGGCCGCGCAACCTCGCCAAGAGCGTGACCGTCGAGTAG
- a CDS encoding carbon starvation protein A, with product MSLLVVLLPSAAVLAAAYLVYGGLLARLFRLDAAAATPAVTLRDDVDYEPIAPQLLLGQHFSAIAAAGPIVGPILAGVAFGWLPALLWILCGSILIGGVHDFAALVVSVRHKARSIAEVVREHMSGRCYVLFLAFIWIALVYIIVAFTDITAASFVGRQTLENGATVSGGGIATSSLLYLVLPLLMGLCMRFGRMPLWLATIIFLPLVGLAIWAGQQAPFDLGVALGVGDATAQKMWGGLLLGYCLVAALLPMWLLLQPRGHLGGCFLYVALAGAAFGLVAGDRSLAAICGGDACVRYPAFTGWQAANGQPLVPMLFITIACGACSGFHALIASGTTSKQLRRETDARPIGYGTMLLEALVAVVSLCCVMVLPTGHELLATPQPNQIYANGMGDFLTSLWIPKAFGVSFALMAFTTFVYDTLDVCTRLGRYIIEELTGLSGRAGSWLGTALTAGVPLLLLLRPSLDAAGKPVPAWRTFWALFGASNQLLAALTLLGITVWLWRTRRAAWVWLVTGLPTAFMYVMSTWALAAMTLPRFRTDAGFALPADPVPWAGVVLLLLAAIMLVEAIRALVISQGPPGAGGARLEPEPRRWAVETA from the coding sequence ATGAGCCTGCTCGTCGTCCTGCTGCCGAGCGCGGCGGTCCTCGCCGCCGCCTACCTGGTCTACGGCGGCCTGCTCGCCCGGCTGTTCCGCCTCGACGCCGCAGCCGCCACGCCCGCGGTCACCCTTCGCGACGACGTCGACTATGAGCCGATCGCCCCGCAGCTCCTCCTCGGGCAGCACTTCTCGGCGATCGCGGCCGCCGGGCCGATCGTCGGCCCGATTCTCGCCGGCGTCGCCTTCGGCTGGCTGCCGGCCCTGCTCTGGATTCTCTGCGGCAGCATTCTCATCGGCGGCGTGCACGACTTCGCGGCGCTGGTGGTCTCGGTCCGCCACAAGGCCCGGTCGATCGCCGAGGTGGTTCGCGAGCACATGAGCGGCCGCTGCTACGTCCTGTTCCTGGCCTTCATCTGGATCGCGCTGGTGTACATCATCGTGGCCTTCACCGACATCACCGCGGCGAGCTTCGTCGGCCGGCAGACGCTGGAGAACGGCGCGACCGTCTCCGGTGGCGGGATCGCCACGTCGAGCCTGTTGTATCTCGTGCTGCCGCTGCTGATGGGCCTGTGCATGCGGTTCGGGCGGATGCCGCTCTGGCTGGCGACGATCATCTTCCTGCCGCTGGTGGGCCTGGCGATCTGGGCCGGGCAGCAGGCCCCGTTCGACCTCGGTGTGGCGTTGGGTGTCGGCGACGCCACGGCCCAGAAGATGTGGGGCGGCCTGCTCCTCGGCTACTGCCTGGTGGCGGCGCTGCTGCCGATGTGGCTCCTGCTCCAGCCGCGCGGGCACCTGGGCGGCTGTTTTCTCTACGTGGCGCTCGCCGGCGCCGCCTTCGGCCTCGTCGCCGGTGACCGGTCGCTGGCCGCCATCTGCGGCGGCGACGCCTGTGTCCGCTATCCGGCCTTCACCGGCTGGCAGGCGGCCAATGGCCAGCCGCTCGTGCCGATGCTGTTCATCACGATCGCCTGCGGCGCCTGCTCGGGCTTCCACGCGCTGATCGCCTCGGGCACGACGAGCAAGCAGCTGCGCCGCGAGACCGACGCCCGGCCGATCGGCTACGGCACGATGCTCCTCGAGGCCCTGGTGGCGGTGGTCAGCCTGTGCTGCGTGATGGTGCTCCCGACGGGGCATGAGCTTCTCGCCACGCCCCAGCCAAATCAGATCTACGCCAACGGGATGGGTGATTTTCTGACAAGCTTGTGGATCCCCAAGGCGTTCGGCGTCTCCTTCGCCCTGATGGCGTTCACGACGTTCGTCTACGACACGCTCGACGTCTGCACGCGGCTCGGCCGGTACATCATCGAGGAGCTGACCGGTCTCTCCGGCCGGGCCGGCTCCTGGCTGGGGACGGCGCTCACCGCCGGCGTGCCCCTGCTCCTGCTGCTCAGGCCGAGCCTCGATGCCGCCGGCAAACCCGTGCCCGCCTGGAGGACGTTCTGGGCCCTGTTCGGGGCAAGCAACCAGCTGCTGGCCGCCCTCACGCTCCTCGGCATCACGGTCTGGCTGTGGCGGACGCGCCGCGCGGCCTGGGTCTGGCTCGTGACCGGCCTGCCGACAGCGTTCATGTACGTGATGAGCACCTGGGCGTTGGCCGCGATGACGCTGCCGCGGTTCCGCACGGATGCCGGGTTCGCCCTGCCGGCCGACCCCGTGCCCTGGGCGGGGGTCGTGCTCCTGCTGCTGGCGGCGATCATGCTCGTCGAGGCGATCCGGGCCCTCGTCATCTCCCAGGGGCCGCCGGGGGCGGGCGGGGCCCGCCTCGAGCCGGAGCCGCGCCGATGGGCCGTCGAGACAGCCTGA
- the trx gene encoding thioredoxin reductase, which translates to MSSASPEQLVIIGSGPAGWSAATYAARAQLRPLVFEGEISEKNRMAGTLPLGQLALTSEVENYAGFPHGDLGGFLDSALPKERRQMMAPHEGKGVTGPELMELMRQQAVNFGTRIVTDDITKVDFSARPFRLYPAAGGVVEARCVIVATGASANWLGLPSEERFKNRGVSACAVCDGALPRFRNRPLVVVGGGDSAVEEATYLSKFASRVHLVHRREALRASKIMAQRAFDNPKIEVHFNTALAEVLGDDQQGVTGVRLAGTGTPAMESTLDAAGVFLAIGHTPNTTFLAGQLELTPKKYIVWTRHFRTATSVDGVFAAGDVADDYYRQAISAAGTGCMAALDAERWLAHAAGG; encoded by the coding sequence ATGTCCAGCGCCAGCCCCGAGCAACTCGTCATCATCGGCAGCGGACCTGCCGGCTGGTCGGCCGCCACCTACGCCGCCCGGGCCCAGCTCCGGCCGCTCGTCTTCGAGGGGGAGATCAGCGAGAAGAACCGGATGGCCGGCACGCTCCCGCTCGGACAGCTGGCCCTGACCAGCGAGGTGGAGAACTACGCCGGCTTTCCCCACGGCGACCTCGGGGGCTTCCTCGATTCGGCGCTTCCCAAGGAGCGGCGTCAGATGATGGCCCCGCACGAGGGCAAAGGGGTCACCGGCCCCGAGCTCATGGAATTGATGCGGCAGCAGGCCGTCAACTTCGGCACGCGGATCGTCACCGACGACATCACGAAGGTCGATTTTTCCGCCCGGCCGTTTCGGCTCTATCCCGCCGCGGGTGGCGTCGTCGAGGCCCGCTGCGTCATCGTGGCCACCGGGGCCAGCGCCAACTGGCTCGGCCTGCCGAGCGAAGAGCGGTTCAAGAACCGGGGCGTGAGCGCCTGCGCCGTCTGCGATGGCGCCCTGCCGCGGTTCCGCAACCGGCCACTGGTGGTGGTTGGCGGTGGCGACTCGGCCGTCGAGGAGGCGACCTACCTGTCGAAGTTCGCCAGCCGCGTGCATCTCGTCCACCGGCGCGAGGCGCTGCGGGCCTCGAAGATCATGGCCCAGCGGGCCTTCGACAATCCGAAGATCGAGGTCCATTTCAACACGGCCCTCGCCGAGGTCCTCGGCGACGACCAGCAGGGCGTGACCGGCGTCCGCCTCGCCGGCACCGGCACACCGGCCATGGAGAGCACGCTCGACGCCGCCGGCGTCTTCCTCGCCATCGGCCACACGCCCAACACCACCTTCCTCGCCGGGCAACTGGAGCTGACCCCGAAGAAGTACATCGTCTGGACGAGGCACTTCCGCACCGCGACGAGCGTGGATGGCGTGTTCGCGGCGGGAGACGTGGCCGACGACTACTACCGGCAGGCGATCTCGGCCGCCGGCACGGGCTGCATGGCGGCACTGGACGCGGAACGCTGGCTGGCGCACGCCGCCGGGGGCTGA
- the carA gene encoding carbamoyl-phosphate synthase small chain produces MARAALALEDGTVYFGESFGGTGTVSGEVCFNTSMTGYQEILTDPSYRGQILTMTAPQIGNYGVNRTDVESGRLQMAGFVVRDASRIASNFTATGTLGDYLAAAGVVGLAGIDTRALVRRLRMRGAMTGVLSSEQLDATRLVEMARSAPALVGRDLVREVMPEREQEWIEPLDADATPLPQPAEGGVLPAHEPPQPFAKHVVALDYGMKWNIARHLVSAGCRVTVLPGRATAAEVLNHRPDGVFLSNGPGDPEVLDYCVATVRDLVGRVPLFGICLGHQLLALACGAKTFKLKFGHRGANQPVIDVATGKVEITSQNHGFAVEEASLPPELDVTHRNLNDDTIEGLRHRTANAASVQYHPEAAAGPHDSAYLFARFRRMMD; encoded by the coding sequence ATGGCACGTGCGGCGCTGGCGCTCGAGGACGGCACGGTCTATTTCGGGGAGTCGTTCGGCGGCACGGGCACCGTGTCGGGCGAAGTGTGCTTCAACACCTCGATGACCGGCTACCAGGAGATCCTCACCGACCCGAGCTACCGCGGGCAGATCCTCACGATGACGGCGCCGCAGATTGGCAACTACGGCGTCAACCGTACCGACGTGGAGAGCGGCCGCCTGCAGATGGCCGGCTTCGTCGTCCGCGACGCGAGTCGGATCGCGAGCAACTTCACCGCCACCGGCACCCTGGGCGACTACCTCGCAGCCGCCGGCGTGGTCGGCCTGGCGGGCATCGACACGCGGGCGCTCGTCCGCCGGCTGCGGATGCGCGGGGCGATGACCGGCGTCCTCTCCAGCGAGCAGCTCGACGCGACGCGGCTCGTGGAGATGGCGCGATCAGCCCCGGCCCTGGTGGGCCGCGACCTCGTCCGCGAGGTGATGCCCGAGCGGGAACAGGAGTGGATCGAGCCGCTCGATGCCGACGCGACTCCGCTCCCGCAGCCCGCCGAGGGGGGCGTGCTTCCCGCGCACGAGCCGCCGCAGCCGTTCGCGAAACACGTCGTGGCCCTCGACTACGGCATGAAGTGGAACATCGCCCGGCACCTCGTCTCAGCCGGCTGTCGGGTGACAGTGCTCCCCGGCCGGGCGACAGCGGCGGAGGTGCTGAATCACCGGCCGGACGGCGTCTTCCTCTCCAACGGCCCCGGTGATCCAGAGGTCCTCGACTACTGCGTGGCCACGGTCCGCGACCTCGTCGGCCGCGTGCCACTGTTCGGCATCTGCCTCGGCCACCAGCTGCTGGCGCTGGCCTGTGGCGCGAAGACCTTCAAACTCAAGTTCGGGCATCGGGGGGCGAACCAGCCGGTGATCGACGTAGCCACGGGCAAGGTGGAGATCACGTCGCAGAACCACGGCTTCGCGGTGGAGGAGGCGTCGCTGCCCCCGGAACTGGACGTCACGCACCGCAACCTCAACGACGACACGATCGAGGGCCTGCGGCATCGCACGGCGAACGCCGCCAGCGTGCAGTACCATCCCGAGGCGGCGGCCGGGCCGCACGATTCCGCCTATCTGTTCGCCCGGTTTCGGCGGATGATGGACTGA
- a CDS encoding A/G-specific adenine glycosylase — translation MRLQGDRTGVAGRRRKRAAADDGAGLPDAASVARALLAWYARAGRDLPWRRSRDPYRIWVSEVMLQQTQVERVRDFYTRFIDRLPTVAALAAARETEVLCLWEGLGYYRRARQLHAAAQEIVADHGGEFPRTAADLRGLPGIGRYTAAAIASIAFDEPEPIVEANSRRVLARLVGHAAPLGNTAGDEPIWRVAAALVPRVAPGRFNQALMDLGALVCAPDRPLCAGCPLADLCTARRERTVDRIPAPALRRPVRQLRETAVVARRAGRLLVVRRGADEWWSGLWDFPRLPGNAARAQRGIAAAPGLAALECGRIMRLGTITHSVTHHRIELDVVTCAAGRAGRRAADRRWVTPGQLARLAMTAPARRIARLAAGAATAPG, via the coding sequence ATGCGTTTGCAAGGGGATCGAACGGGCGTCGCGGGGCGGCGCCGAAAACGGGCTGCCGCCGACGATGGTGCCGGACTGCCGGACGCCGCGAGCGTGGCCCGGGCCCTGCTCGCCTGGTATGCCCGGGCAGGTCGCGACCTCCCCTGGCGCCGGTCGCGTGATCCCTATCGGATCTGGGTCAGCGAGGTGATGCTGCAGCAGACCCAGGTGGAGCGGGTGCGGGACTTTTACACGCGGTTCATCGACCGGCTGCCGACCGTCGCGGCGCTGGCGGCGGCCCGCGAGACGGAGGTGCTGTGCCTCTGGGAGGGGCTCGGCTACTATCGGCGGGCGCGGCAGCTGCATGCGGCCGCGCAGGAGATCGTCGCCGACCACGGCGGGGAGTTTCCGCGCACGGCAGCCGACCTGCGCGGGCTGCCCGGCATCGGCCGCTACACGGCCGCAGCGATTGCCTCGATCGCGTTCGACGAGCCGGAGCCGATCGTGGAGGCCAACTCGCGGCGCGTCCTCGCCCGCCTCGTCGGCCACGCGGCGCCGCTCGGTAACACGGCGGGGGACGAGCCGATCTGGCGGGTCGCCGCCGCCCTCGTTCCCCGCGTCGCGCCGGGCAGGTTCAACCAGGCCCTGATGGACCTCGGCGCGCTCGTCTGCGCGCCCGACCGGCCGTTGTGCGCTGGCTGCCCGCTCGCCGACCTGTGCACCGCGCGGCGCGAGCGGACCGTGGACCGGATTCCCGCGCCGGCGTTGCGCCGGCCGGTCAGGCAGCTGCGCGAGACGGCGGTCGTCGCGCGCCGCGCCGGGCGGCTCCTCGTCGTGCGCCGGGGGGCCGACGAGTGGTGGAGCGGGCTGTGGGACTTTCCCCGCCTGCCCGGCAACGCTGCGCGGGCCCAACGCGGCATCGCCGCCGCGCCGGGCCTGGCCGCACTGGAGTGCGGCCGGATAATGCGGCTCGGCACCATCACGCACTCGGTCACGCACCATCGGATCGAACTCGACGTCGTCACCTGTGCCGCCGGGCGGGCGGGCCGCCGGGCCGCCGACCGGCGCTGGGTGACGCCTGGTCAACTGGCCCGGCTGGCAATGACCGCACCGGCACGGCGAATCGCGCGGCTGGCGGCCGGCGCCGCGACCGCACCGGGCTGA